A genomic stretch from Hemicordylus capensis ecotype Gifberg chromosome 5, rHemCap1.1.pri, whole genome shotgun sequence includes:
- the FUT11 gene encoding alpha-(1,3)-fucosyltransferase 11: protein MAAALPRLAAGCLLALLAWALAGQPPGLEQEEAWAEAAAFAEEEEEPQPQEGEAAASSDSFFFPAGAAAEPGRGLLVASASPSFRGPGNNDSRPNRELPVLLWWSGSLFPHFPGETARIDCRGRSCLATRRRRALGLRRTRALLFYGTDFRAYEAPLPRRPHQAWALFHEESPMNNYLLSHRPGIGLFNHTATFRRESDYPLSLQWLPGLAYLRRPPPLGLAGKEQARRQQGLAPLLYLQSHCDVPSDRDRYVRELMKHIQVDSYGSCLNNRKLPSMRLRDTSTATTEDSEFMAFISKYKFHLAMENAICHDYMTEKLWRPMHVGAVPVYRGSPSVRDWMPNNHSIILIDDFESPQKLAEYIDFLDRNPDEYLRYLEYKNPGGITNQFLVENMEKREWGVNDMSLPNYLNGFECFVCNRENARLAAEREHKKTHGKVPAPEPHIAQFTHMGCPPPAPGYGNIEDIPEGDSWKEMWLQDYWQSRDQGEALTAMIHHNESHQGRFWDYMHKIFMKRTQQN, encoded by the exons GGCAGCCGCCGGgcctggagcaggaggaggcctGGGCTGAGGCGGCGGCCTTtgccgaggaggaggaagagccgcAGCCGCAGGAGGGAGAGGCCGCCGCCAGCTCCGACTCCTTCTTCTTCccggcgggggcggcggcggagcccGGCCGGGGCCTGCTGGTGGCCTCCGCCTCGCCGTCCTTCCGCGGCCCGGGCAACAACGACTCGCGCCCCAACCGGGAGCTGCCGGTCCTGCTGTGGTGGAGCGGCAGCCTCTTCCCGCACTTCCCCGGCGAGACGGCGCGCATCGACTGCCGGGGCCGCTCCTGCCTGGCCACCCGCCGCCGGCGGGCGCTGGGGCTGCGGCGCACGCGGGCGCTGCTCTTCTACGGCACCGACTTCCGCGCCTACGAGGCGCCGCTGCCGCGCCGGCCGCACCAGGCCTGGGCCCTCTTCCACGAGGAGTCGCCCATGAACAACTACCTGCTCTCGCACCGCCCCGGCATCGGCCTCTTCAACCACACCGCCACCTTCCGCCGCGAGTCCGACTACCCGCTCAGCCTCCAGTGGCTGCCGGGCCTGGCCTACCTGCGCCGCCCGCCGCCCCTCGGCCTGGCCGGGAAGGAGCAGGCGCGCCGGCAGCAGGGCCTGGCCCCGCTCCTCTACCTCCAGTCCCACTGCGACGTGCCCTCCGACCGAGACCGCTACGTGCGGGAGCTCATGAAGCACATCCAG GTGGACTCTTATGGTAGTTGCCTGAATAACCGAAAGCTTCCCAGTATGAGACTGAGAGACACTTCTACAGCCACCACTGAGGATTCTGAGTTCATGGCCTTCATCTCTAAGTACAAGTTTCATCTGGCCATGGAGAACGCCATATGCCACGACTACATGACAGAGAAACTTTGGCGGCCGATGCATGTTGGAGCAGTCCCTGTCTATCGGGGCTCCCCGTCTGTGCGAGATTGGATGCCTAATAACCATTCCATCATTCTCATTGATGACTTTGAGAGCCCCCAGAAACTTGCAGAATACATTGACTTCCTGGACAGGAATCCAGATGAGTACCTGAGATACCTGGAGTACAAGAACCCTGGTGGCATCACCAATCAGTTCTTGGTGGAGAACATGGAGAAGCGTGAATGGGGAGTGAATGACATGAGCCTGCCCAATTATCTGAATGGATTTGAGTGTTTTGTCTGCAACAGGGAAAATgccagactggcagcagaaagGGAACATAAGAAGACTCATGGGAAAGTGCCAGCTCCTGAACCTCATATAGCCCAGTTCACGCATATGGGGTGCCCACCACCTGCACCTGGATATGGAAACATTGAGGACATTCCTGAAGGAGACAG CTGGAAAGAGATGTGGCTACAGGATTACTGGCAAAGTCGCGATCAAGGCGAAGCACTCACGGCAATGATTCACCATAACGAATCACATCAGGGAAGATTTTGGGATTACATGCACAAAATCTTCATGAAGAGAACTCAGCAAAACTGA